In Musa acuminata AAA Group cultivar baxijiao chromosome BXJ3-9, Cavendish_Baxijiao_AAA, whole genome shotgun sequence, a single genomic region encodes these proteins:
- the LOC103973526 gene encoding homeobox-leucine zipper protein HAT4, with amino-acid sequence MKMGKDDDLGLSLSLSSSSSSPPNNHLPLQLNLMIPSSSSASSPSPPLPCHQKTQWRDLLVHSEIRRVLDVCGAAADPRPRPLHRGIDVNQEPPDAAERDSEEDAGASSPNSTLSSASGKRAERGHHLGVDEHDTDRDCSRGISDEEDGEGSRKKLRLSKDQAAILEESFKEHNTLNPKQKLALAKRLNLRPRQVEVWFQNRRARTRLKQTEVDCEFLKRCCETLTEENRRLQKEVQELRALKVSPRLYMQMTPPTTLTMCPSCERVSNAATTTTASTPTPETNTPHPMSQHHQFIHHRPFPAPWAPIPLRPCLKTPPQRS; translated from the exons ATGAAGATGGGAAAGGATGATGATTTAGGGCTGAGCCTCAGCctgagctcctcctcctcctccccccccaATAATCACTTGCCTCTGCAGCTCAACCTCATGATTCCTTCCTCGTCTTCTGCTTCCTCCCCGTCACCACCTCTTCCTTGCCATCAGAAGACCCAGTGGCGTGATCTCCTTGTCCACTCAG AGATCAGACGGGTGTTGGACGTGTGTGGGGCAGCAGCGGACCCACGGCCGCGGCCCCTTCACCGAGGAATCGACGTGAATCAGGAGCCGCCGGATGCCGCAGAGAGGGACAGCGAGGAGGACGCTGGGGCGTCGTCACCCAACAGCACGCTCTCCAGCGCGAGCGGCAAGCGGGCGGAGCGGGGCCACCACCTGGGCGTCGACGAGCACGACACCGACCGGGACTGCTCGCGCGGGATCAGCGACGAGGAGGACGGCGAGGGCTCCCGCAAGAAGCTCCGTCTCTCCAAGGACCAGGCCGCCATTCTCGAAGAGAGCTTCAAAGAACACAACACCCTGAACCCC AAGCAAAAGCTGGCGTTGGCCAAGCGGCTCAACCTGAGGCCAAGACAAGTGGAAGTGTGGTTCCAAAACCGTAGAGCAAG GACAAGGTTGAAGCAGACAGAGGTGGACTGCGAATTCCTCAAAAGGTGCTGCGAGACCCTCACAGAAGAGAACAGGAGGCTGCAGAAGGAAGTGCAAGAGCTGAGAGCTCTGAAGGTGTCGCCTCGGCTCTACATGCAAATGACTCCGCCCACCACCCTCACCATGTGCCCTTCCTGCGAGCGCGTTTCCaacgccgccaccaccaccaccgcctccaCCCCCACGCCCGAGACCAACACGCCACATCCGATGTCGCAGCACCATCAGTTCATCCATCATCGGCCGTTCCCAGCTCCGTGGGCGCCGATCCCACTCCGGCCCTGTCTCAAGACTCCTCCGCAGCGCTCTTAA